In Styela clava chromosome 6, kaStyClav1.hap1.2, whole genome shotgun sequence, the genomic window TGTCATAGGGAAAGGCACCTGGACTGTTTGGAATAGATGTATTAGCACAGGTCATATTCATCTCTTTATTTGTAACTCCATGAAACGCCTCTGCAAAAACTGACACAACAAATAAATTGATAACAAAGGACACAAGGAGTGCAATAGCTGCTTCAACAAGATAATAAAAATTCGCTTCTCTGACTGAACGGGAATGAGACCGATCAATGTCACGAGATTTCACCAAGGCAGAATGAAGATAAATATTATGTGGCATAACTACTGCACCAATAATTCCAACTGCCTGAAGTAACTGCTTTCGGCCACAGTCTTTACATGTTGGTAATAATACTCCAAGCACAACTTCTTTCTGGTCCGGGGCTACTTTGATGTACTCATACCCAAATGTGAGTGCCATGATGGAAATGAGAATAGCAAAAAGTGCTTCCAACTTCCTGAGACCATACTTATCCACAAGTAGAAAGAGAAAAGCATCACAAGCTGTAATAAGAACTCCAGCCCAAAGTGGAATCGCACCTCCAGATAAGAGTACGAACGCAATCGCACTTCCTATGACTTCTTGCATGTCTGACCCAATAATAGCAATTTCCACCATGACCCATAATATAAGCCTCGGtatctttttgtattttttgttacaTACTTCAGCTAAATGCATCCCAGTAACAACACCCAATCTTGCTGCAAGTCTCTGCATCATAAGACCCATGACAGTAGCTAACAAAAGCATTGTCAGTAACTGATAACCAGCTACTGAGCCAGACTGCAAGTCGGATTCGATATTTCCTGGATCCAAATATGCAATACTCATTAAAAAACCTGGGCCTGTAAATGCCCATAATTTCCTCCAACTAAACGGTGGCATGTCAAATTGGCGAAAACTTGGGCCACAATTTTGTTCATCCTCTTTAGCATAGTGAGGTACATGAATTTTCTCTTCAAAATACGTTTCAAAATCGTGATTTTTAACTGGGTCGTGAAATATAGCATCAACATCTGGCAGAGTGGAAGAACGCGATGCCCGATTCAC contains:
- the LOC120331713 gene encoding natural resistance-associated macrophage protein 2-like, which produces MPRFELDDVDNVDSKSSLVNRASRSSTLPDVDAIFHDPVKNHDFETYFEEKIHVPHYAKEDEQNCGPSFRQFDMPPFSWRKLWAFTGPGFLMSIAYLDPGNIESDLQSGSVAGYQLLTMLLLATVMGLMMQRLAARLGVVTGMHLAEVCNKKYKKIPRLILWVMVEIAIIGSDMQEVIGSAIAFVLLSGGAIPLWAGVLITACDAFLFLLVDKYGLRKLEALFAILISIMALTFGYEYIKVAPDQKEVVLGVLLPTCKDCGRKQLLQAVGIIGAVVMPHNIYLHSALVKSRDIDRSHSRSVREANFYYLVEAAIALLVSFVINLFVVSVFAEAFHGVTNKEMNMTCANTSIPNSPGAFPYDNVTANETVDSDLFRGGIFLGCYFGPAAYYIWAIGILAAGQSSTMTGTYSGQFVMEGFLDLKWSRFRRILLTRSIAIGPTLLLAIFTDVYRLTGMNDLLNVLQSLQLPFALIPILHFTTSSDLMGEFKNSWGWFIVGIIISIVVVGINLFFVVVYIDELPHVGYYVLCGFLALAYMCFVGYLAWHLITGLFDVCGSKTHLYRRGQKLQSSDEECLAGNIDRSKSQTGDLEAINADSA